From a region of the Sinorhizobium sp. B11 genome:
- a CDS encoding MHS family MFS transporter, with product MSDAVSVSPTPASNSTQVNSPARVLIASLIGTTIEFFDFYVYATAAVIVFPHLFFPSSDPTSALLQSLVTFSIAFFARPFGAVVFGHFGDKVGRKATLVAALMTMGLSTVVIGILPGYDAIGIAAPLLLALCRFGQGLGLGGEWGGAVLLATENAPPGKRSWYAMFPQLGAPIGFILSSGFFLILAETMSNEDFLAYGWRIPFIASLALVAVGLYVRLKIAETPEFQKAVEKHERVAVPVATVFRGHLRSLILGTFIAVATFVLFYLMTVFTLSWGTTKLGYTREQFLVVQLVGVVFFGLTIPLSGWLSDRYSRRMILTLTTIAIAIFGFFYASLLTAGLTGAFLCSIIGLGLMGFTYGPIGAALAAPFPTMVRYTGASMTFNLGGIFGASLAPYIATWLATTYSLNYVGYYLTASAAISLICILLSGREEV from the coding sequence ATGTCTGACGCGGTATCCGTATCGCCGACTCCCGCTTCGAACAGCACGCAAGTCAATTCCCCGGCTCGTGTTCTGATCGCGAGCCTCATCGGCACCACCATCGAATTCTTTGACTTTTATGTCTATGCAACGGCAGCGGTCATCGTCTTCCCACACCTGTTCTTCCCGTCGAGCGACCCGACCTCTGCGCTCCTGCAGTCGCTGGTGACCTTCTCGATCGCCTTCTTCGCCCGCCCCTTCGGCGCCGTGGTCTTCGGCCATTTCGGCGACAAGGTCGGCCGCAAGGCGACACTCGTGGCGGCCCTCATGACCATGGGCCTGTCGACTGTCGTGATCGGTATCCTGCCCGGCTACGATGCGATCGGCATCGCCGCGCCGCTGCTGCTTGCGCTGTGCCGCTTTGGCCAGGGCCTTGGCCTCGGCGGCGAATGGGGCGGCGCTGTGCTGCTCGCAACCGAAAATGCTCCTCCCGGCAAGCGCAGCTGGTACGCCATGTTCCCGCAGCTCGGCGCGCCGATCGGCTTCATTCTTTCTTCCGGCTTCTTCCTGATCCTGGCGGAAACCATGAGCAACGAGGACTTCCTCGCCTATGGCTGGCGCATTCCCTTCATCGCCAGCCTCGCGCTCGTCGCCGTCGGACTTTATGTTCGCCTGAAGATCGCCGAAACCCCGGAATTCCAGAAGGCTGTCGAAAAACACGAGCGTGTCGCCGTTCCGGTCGCGACCGTCTTCCGCGGTCATCTGCGCAGCCTGATCCTCGGCACGTTCATCGCCGTTGCCACTTTCGTCCTCTTCTACCTGATGACGGTCTTCACACTGTCCTGGGGTACCACGAAACTCGGCTACACGCGTGAGCAGTTCCTGGTCGTCCAGCTCGTCGGCGTCGTCTTCTTCGGCCTGACGATCCCGCTCTCCGGCTGGCTGTCTGACCGCTACTCGCGTCGCATGATCCTGACTCTGACGACGATCGCCATCGCCATCTTCGGCTTCTTCTATGCAAGCCTTTTGACGGCTGGCCTGACCGGCGCCTTCCTGTGCTCGATCATCGGCCTCGGCCTGATGGGCTTCACCTATGGCCCGATCGGTGCGGCCCTTGCCGCCCCCTTCCCGACCATGGTGCGCTACACCGGCGCCTCGATGACCTTCAACCTCGGCGGCATCTTCGGCGCTTCGCTTGCTCCCTATATCGCCACCTGGCTTGCGACTACCTACAGCCTCAATTACGTCGGCTACTATCTCACCGCCTCGGCTGCGATCTCCCTGATCTGCATCCTGCTGTCGGGTCGCGAAGAAGTCTGA
- a CDS encoding SDR family oxidoreductase codes for MRCLVTGAAGFVGAPLVERLHRERIWDVTATTRSANSAFPLDVRHVPVDITETTEWTAALQGIDVIVHLAARVHIMNDKSSDPLADFRRVNTASTLNLAGQAARAGVKRFVFISTIKVNGEENDRPFRHDDQPKPIDPYGISKMESEIGLREIAALTGMEVVIVRPPLVYGPGARGNFALLVGLVRKKLPLPFASLKNRRTLVAVQNLVDLIITCMQHPAAAGETFLAGDGEDLSTRGLIEGIAAGLGVKPALLPFPPSLMHMAARITGKEAVFQRLCGSLQVDISHARDVLGWSPVVTPREGLKLAVK; via the coding sequence ATGCGATGCCTCGTCACCGGCGCTGCCGGCTTCGTCGGCGCCCCTCTCGTCGAGCGTTTGCACAGGGAACGGATTTGGGACGTGACTGCCACGACACGATCCGCAAATTCTGCCTTCCCATTGGATGTCAGGCATGTTCCCGTCGACATCACCGAGACGACCGAGTGGACCGCTGCCCTCCAAGGCATCGACGTTATCGTCCATCTCGCCGCCCGCGTTCACATTATGAACGACAAGTCGAGCGATCCATTGGCGGATTTTCGCCGCGTCAACACTGCCTCTACCCTCAATCTCGCCGGACAGGCCGCCCGCGCCGGCGTGAAGCGCTTCGTCTTCATCAGCACGATCAAGGTCAATGGTGAAGAGAACGACCGCCCCTTCCGGCACGACGACCAACCGAAGCCCATCGATCCCTATGGCATTTCGAAAATGGAAAGCGAAATCGGCCTGCGCGAGATCGCCGCGCTCACCGGCATGGAGGTCGTCATCGTCCGCCCGCCGCTGGTCTACGGCCCCGGTGCACGCGGTAACTTCGCCCTGCTCGTCGGCCTTGTCCGCAAGAAGCTGCCGCTGCCCTTTGCGTCGCTGAAGAACCGTCGCACACTGGTCGCTGTGCAAAACCTTGTCGATCTGATCATCACCTGCATGCAGCACCCCGCCGCTGCAGGAGAAACCTTCCTTGCAGGAGATGGGGAGGATCTTTCGACACGAGGATTGATCGAAGGGATCGCCGCAGGGCTTGGCGTAAAGCCAGCACTCCTTCCCTTCCCGCCGTCGCTGATGCACATGGCAGCGAGGATTACGGGAAAGGAAGCCGTCTTTCAGCGCCTCTGCGGCTCATTGCAAGTCGACATATCCCACGCACGCGACGTTCTGGGCTGGTCGCCCGTCGTCACGCCGCGTGAAGGCCTCAAGCTCGCGGTGAAGTGA